Genomic DNA from Leptospira venezuelensis:
GTTCCGGAATGAAAGGTCTTTAAAATGAATTAGCAGGTTCGGTTCCTGTGAAAACCTCCGAAAAATATAAAAATATGAACTGTGATAAAAACTTAAACTTCGGTTCGGGAAAAACTCCGGAACCGAATCCATCTCGGAGACGTTTCAACAAAACGATCCCGATCTTAGTATCTATTCTTCTAAACTTTTTTTACTGCGGTGGAAAAGAAGGAACAGATCCTCTTGGAATAGCTGCAATAATCGCGAACCAAACAAGTATTGCACCGGACCCGGGAGAAGCTTTCTCCGGAGGATATGGCACGCGATTTATCTCCAACCCAACTTCTTTCGATACTCCTTTTGTAAACTTGAGTTCCGATGGAATTAAATTTAATACAGGGAATAACTTTTTCAATAGAGCTTGGGTAGCAGAAGGCAATAGTGCCTCCTCTGGCTTAGGGCCAACCTTTAATACAAGTTCTTGCCAAAACTGCCATGCAAGTGATGGAAGAGGAGCCCCACCTAGTGGCGGAGGGACCTTATTTAGCTCCGTTGGGATTTTGATACGACTTTCTAAGGTTGGAGTTTCAGATCCTACTACCGGTGGACCTGTAGGTTTAGATTCTTTCGGACTTCAATTGAATCATAAAGGAATTGGATGCACTAGTCCATTCACTTACGATTCCAATTTCGACTGTAACGGTACAACTGGTGCGAATTTTACTCCACCAGAAGGTACAGCTTCAGTATCTTATACAGGTACGCCTGTTGTAAGAAATTACACTTCAGGTGGAACAGTAACCTTAAACACTCCAGTATATTCGATTAGTTGGAATGTGAACTTCGGAGGAGCACCTTCTTCCTTTAATCTTTCTCCGAGAACTGCTCCTATGATCCCAGGTTTAGGTTTATTAGAAGCAATTCCTGAATCCACAATCTTAGGCTGGGCAGATCCAACCGATTCCGATGGTGATGGAATATCAGGAAAAGTGAATATGGTTTGGGACGCCAAAAATCATAAAAAAGTTATGGGGCGTTTCGGTTGGAAAGCAAACGAGCCAAGTTTATTCCAACAAAACCAAGGTGCTTTTTTAGGAGATATAGGAATCACAAGTCCATTATTTTCGACAGACAATTGCCCAAGCACTCAGACCCAATGTTTAGCTGCTGCATCCGGAACTGCCGATCCTGAGATCACTGCATCCATTGCCGATTCTGTGAATTTTTATACCAGATTAGTCGCTGTTCCTGCCAGAAGAAACTTATCTGACCAAGATGTAATTGATGGAAAGGCAATATTCTCTTCTATCAAGTGTGATGCATGTCATAAACCATTTGTTCTCACAGGGAATGTCCCAGGACTTCCTGAACTTTCTTTCCAATATATCAAACCTTATACAGATCTACTTCTTCATGATATGGGTCCTGACCTTGCCGATGGAAGACCGGACTTTGATGCAGACGGACAAGAATGGAGAACGCCTCCTCTTTGGGGACTCGGTCTGATCCAAGAAGTAAATGGACATTTAAGACTTATGCATGATGGAAGAGCTAATGGGATCGAAGAAGCAATCCTATGGCATGGAGGAGAGGCGGACACCGCAAGGAACGGTTTCCAAAATCTATCTCTCACAGACAGGCAAAAGCTGATCAAATTTTTGGAATCTTTATAGGAGAATCGGCGATGAGATCCATATTATCTAATTCTTTATTTAGAAAAACATTATACTTTATTTTAATATCTTCCTTTGTTTCCTGCGGCGGCGGTGGCGGGAAAGATCCTTTGTTCCTATTGGCAGCCGGACCAGGAAGTTCTGCATTTTTAGAACATACTGGTAATTTCGTAATCATCCCAAGTTTGGAACAATTGACTACGGATACAGCAGCCTTAGAAGCAGCAGCAATTACTTACACTACTTCCGGCAGCACGAATGTTACAAATCTTGCTGCCTTGCAAACTGCTTGGGACCAAGTAAGAGTTTCTTTAAAGAAAGTAGAACCGTATTATTTCGGACCAGCTACTAATCCGACTGAGTATTATACTAAAATGGACGGATTTATCAAATCCGGAGCAAGACCAAGTGCCAACTTTGTAAATCAGATTATATCTGGCACTACCCCTGTTTGCACTGCTGTGAATACCACTGTAAACAAAACAAACCTAACCGTTTGCCCACCTAAATACAAAGGTATTGAATCTCTTGAAATTCTACTTTTTGACGCGGATCTAAGCAGAACTACAATTGATTCAAATGCGAGCATCAATACTGCAAACACTGGCAACACTAAAAGAACAGATTATATCTTAGCTCTTGCTCAGGTAATCAATCAAGATGCATTAGATTTATATAATAAATGGCTCCCGAGTGGAGGAAACTTCTTAAGGGAATACACTACAGGAACAGGGATCCAATTCCGTTCTCAGGGAGAAGCTTTCGATACCTATATCCAATCTCTCGGAAATTTAGTAAACCAGATCCAGGACAATAAACTCGGAAACGCCGCTTGTTTAAGTGTCTCTTGCTCCGGAGCAGGAAAAAGACAAGAGCCAGATTCAGTTTTCTTGGAAGCGATCTATTCCAGAGTTGCGTATAAAGATCTGAGAGATAACCTATTAGGAATTGAATTCGCTTATTTAGGGGATCCTGCCGATCCTAAGATCAGCTCTATGTCAAAATTAGTAAGAGCACAAAACTCTTCTTTAGATGATGATATCCAGGCTGAAATCATAAACTTTAAGAATATGATCGATGCAAAAATCAGTGCTACTGCAGACTTATACGCGGAGATTGATGCAGATGGCACCACTATGAATGGAACAAGTGTCATTGCGAATGTAAAACCAATCTGGGATCAGGCAAAAATTTTAAAGAACCTAATGACCATTGATGCGTTCTCAGTTCTAGGAGTTCCTAATCTTCCTTCTTCCAACGACGGGGACTGATCCTTTTATAAAATACTAATATGTATTGTTTGAGATAAAAACGATATATATTAGTATTCTCTCTTAATTTACCAAATTTGTCTTGCCAATCTTTCCGTTAGACTTTTCTCTATCGGACTATGTTTAGTTCTCTATTTCCATTAATCGCTTTTACTGCTTGGACCATTCTACTGGTACTCATCGTTGTATCTTTTAGAACAGTGCAGGTATTAGCCGGCTCCAAAAAATCCAACGAGTTCCCTGCATGGATACAACACGGTTCTGATCTATATTGGAGGATCCACCGCGCTCACTTAAATTGTGTAGAAGGTCTTCCCGTATTTGCAGTTCTGGTTTTGACCTTTATACTTTCAGGTTATCAAAATGATACTTTTGATCTTCTTGCTTGGATTGTATTCGGAGCAAGAATCCTACAAACAAGTGCTCATTTA
This window encodes:
- a CDS encoding MAPEG family protein, with translation MFSSLFPLIAFTAWTILLVLIVVSFRTVQVLAGSKKSNEFPAWIQHGSDLYWRIHRAHLNCVEGLPVFAVLVLTFILSGYQNDTFDLLAWIVFGARILQTSAHLSGGGVWNVNVRFTGFIIQYICFTAMLVILVRSIL
- a CDS encoding di-heme oxidoredictase family protein, which codes for MNCDKNLNFGSGKTPEPNPSRRRFNKTIPILVSILLNFFYCGGKEGTDPLGIAAIIANQTSIAPDPGEAFSGGYGTRFISNPTSFDTPFVNLSSDGIKFNTGNNFFNRAWVAEGNSASSGLGPTFNTSSCQNCHASDGRGAPPSGGGTLFSSVGILIRLSKVGVSDPTTGGPVGLDSFGLQLNHKGIGCTSPFTYDSNFDCNGTTGANFTPPEGTASVSYTGTPVVRNYTSGGTVTLNTPVYSISWNVNFGGAPSSFNLSPRTAPMIPGLGLLEAIPESTILGWADPTDSDGDGISGKVNMVWDAKNHKKVMGRFGWKANEPSLFQQNQGAFLGDIGITSPLFSTDNCPSTQTQCLAAASGTADPEITASIADSVNFYTRLVAVPARRNLSDQDVIDGKAIFSSIKCDACHKPFVLTGNVPGLPELSFQYIKPYTDLLLHDMGPDLADGRPDFDADGQEWRTPPLWGLGLIQEVNGHLRLMHDGRANGIEEAILWHGGEADTARNGFQNLSLTDRQKLIKFLESL
- a CDS encoding imelysin family protein — its product is MRSILSNSLFRKTLYFILISSFVSCGGGGGKDPLFLLAAGPGSSAFLEHTGNFVIIPSLEQLTTDTAALEAAAITYTTSGSTNVTNLAALQTAWDQVRVSLKKVEPYYFGPATNPTEYYTKMDGFIKSGARPSANFVNQIISGTTPVCTAVNTTVNKTNLTVCPPKYKGIESLEILLFDADLSRTTIDSNASINTANTGNTKRTDYILALAQVINQDALDLYNKWLPSGGNFLREYTTGTGIQFRSQGEAFDTYIQSLGNLVNQIQDNKLGNAACLSVSCSGAGKRQEPDSVFLEAIYSRVAYKDLRDNLLGIEFAYLGDPADPKISSMSKLVRAQNSSLDDDIQAEIINFKNMIDAKISATADLYAEIDADGTTMNGTSVIANVKPIWDQAKILKNLMTIDAFSVLGVPNLPSSNDGD